One genomic window of Cannabis sativa cultivar Pink pepper isolate KNU-18-1 chromosome 2, ASM2916894v1, whole genome shotgun sequence includes the following:
- the LOC115719120 gene encoding ubiquitin-conjugating enzyme E2 7 has protein sequence MASQASLLLLKQLKDLCKNPVDGFSAGLVDETNIFEWSVTIIGPPDTLYDGGFFNAIMSFPSNYPNSPPSVKFTSEIWHPNVYPDGRVCISILHPPGDDPNGYELASERWTPVHTVESIVLSIISMLSSPNDESPANVEAAKEWRDRREEFKKKVSRCVRKSQEML, from the exons ATGGCCTCACAGGCAAGCCTCCTCCTTCTGAAACAGCTCAAAG ATCTTTGCAAGAATCCAGTGGATGGGTTTTCGGCCGGTCTGGTAGACGAGACGAATATATTTGAATGGAGCGTTACAATTATTGGACCTCCCGATACGCTTTA TGATGGAGGATTTTTCAATGCTATTATGAGTTTTCCCTCTAACTACCCGAACAGTCCTCCATCAGTGAAGTTTACTTCGGAGATTTGGCATCCAAATG TTTATCCTGATGGACGTGTTTGCATATCGATTCTTCATCCTCCTGGCGATGATCCAAATGGATATGAGCTTGCAAGTGAACGTTGGACGCCTGTTCATACG GTTGAAAGCATAGTTTTAAGTATAATATCAATGCTTTCCAGTCCGAATGACGAGTCTCCTGCCAATGTTGAAGCAGCG AAGGAATGGAGAGATAGGAGAGAGGAGTTCAAGAAAAAGGTCAGCCGATGTGTGAGAAAGTCGCAAGAAATGTTGTGA
- the LOC115719121 gene encoding uncharacterized protein LOC115719121, with amino-acid sequence MASNLRPVLAYIVIYVKDVAKSVTFYEKAFGFSVRRLDKSHRWGELESGQSTIAFTPLHQHETDEVTGSVQTAAGSHGERQPVEVCFAFSDVDAAYKKAIENGAVSVSEPEEKEWGQKVGYVRDINGIVVRMGSHVQSPKHD; translated from the exons ATGGCGTCGAATCTTAGACCAGTGTTGGCTTATATAGTTATTTATGTAAAGGACGTAGCGAAATCCGTAACGTTCTACGAAAAAGCTTTCGGTTTCAGTGTTCGCCGCTTGGACAAATCCCAcag GTGGGGAGAGCTAGAGAGTGGGCAGAGCACCATAGCCTTTACTCCGCTACATCAGCATGAAACAGATGAGGTGACAGGATCGGTCCAAACCGCAGCCGGGTCTCACGGTGAGAGACAACCTGTCGAGGTTTGCTTTGCCTTCTCGGACGTTGATGCTGCTTACAAG AAAGCAATAGAGAACGGCGCCGTATCAGTGAGCGAGCCAGAAGAAAAGGAATGGGGCCAAAAAGTCGGGTACGTAAGAGATATCAATGGGATTGTTGTCCGAATGGGGAGTCACGTTCAATCACCCAAGCATGACTGA
- the LOC133034449 gene encoding uncharacterized protein LOC133034449 produces MPFGLKDAGATYQILLTKPPILSKPLDGKELGIYLAITEYVVSVVSIREENNVQHPVYYFSKRLIEAEGRYPLIEKLTYYLILAMRKLRPYFQAHPVRFLKWAIELGQYEIIFQPQIAIKGQALADFVVKCTSKEERNLRDNMKLVRELLPENNEKSTYLEITRGQRVRGLGRESDGLSKQDTRPARTIQGLHPQEDSKRREQAVEALARLASSTVTDKANLVLIQFLEEPTINCSEEIKMIDTTPNWMAPIAAYLNTGELLHDRNEARKMMRKVARYIIVEGVMYRRGFSMPLLRWVTKEEAARLLCEVRDGFSGNHAAGESLSKKILRQGYFWPIMMDDSKAYVKKCDKCQRFSKIPCALPNEIIQMQSPWPFAIWGIA; encoded by the exons ATGCCGTTCGGTCTTAAGGATGCTGGAGCTACCTACCAGATACtg CTTACAAAGCCTCCCATACTCTCAAAACCCTTGGATGGAAAAGAATTAGGAATATACTTGGCTATCACCGAATATGTTGTAAGTGTCGTGTCgataagagaagagaacaacgtCCAACATCCAGTCTACTATTTCAGCAAAAGACTCATTGAAGCTGAGGGACGATATCCTTTAATAGAGAAGCTCACTTACTACCTAATCTTGGCAATGAGGAAGTTGAGGCCCTATTTCCAGGCTCACCCTGTTCGG TTTCTTAAGTGGGCAATAGAGTTGGGTCAGTACGAGATAATCTTTCAACCCCAAATAGCGATTAAGGGACAGGCCTTAGCAGACTTTGTAGTTAAGTGCACAAGCAAAGAAGAACGCAACTTAAGGGACAACATGAAGCTAGTAAGAGAACTCCTTCCAGAAAACAACGAAAAATCAACCTACCTAGAAATTACACGTGGACAG AGAGTACGAGGCTTGGGGAGAGAAAGTGATGGCCTATCTAAGCAAGATACAAGACCTGCTCGCACAATACAAGGGTTGCACCCTCAGGAAGAttccaagagaagagaacaagctGTTGAAGCTTTAGCCCGCCTTGCGAGCAGCACAGTAACAGATAAGGCCAACCTAGTCCTTATTCAATTCTTAGAAGAACCCACTATCAATTGTTCTGAAGAAATCAAAATGATAGACACAACACCAAACTGGATGGCACCCATAGCAGCCTATCTCAACACTGGAGAACTTCTACATGACAGAAATGAGGCTCGAAAGATGATGAGGAAAGTTGCACGGTACATCATAGTAGAAGGTGTTATGTATAGAAGAGGTTTTTCTATGCCATTACTTAGATGGGTAACAAaagaagaagctgcacgactcCTGTGCGAAGTACGTGACGGATTCTCTGGTAACCATGCAGCAGGAGAAAgcctatcaaagaaaatactaagGCAAGGATATTTCTGGCCGATAATGATGGACGATTCAAAGGCTTATGTAAAGaaatgtgacaaatgccagagattttcgaAGATCCCCTGTGCACTGCCCAACGAGATAATTCAGATGCAAAGTCCTTGGccttttgccatttggggaatagCCTGA